A region of Antedon mediterranea chromosome 8, ecAntMedi1.1, whole genome shotgun sequence DNA encodes the following proteins:
- the LOC140056678 gene encoding protein arginine N-methyltransferase 5-like, producing the protein MARNERVSCGRDLSCVPDISSSTQIAAAAGFDFIAVPIVHQRFKREFLEGKPKDRPGAFTRSDLLLSSQDWSSVIVGKISPWLQPDSHDETIRKNSEQALKQELTYAAHLTMPAVLITLTSFNCTNLGRCLYSHLLGHNNHQIWIRVPMIAPATTRQDIIENEAPPSHDFDKPSPMYDTWSWWNRLRRVCNHHKRIAVALEVSVDLPPSSVLERWYGEPIKCAILSTNIFLTNKKGYPVLSKAHQNVVLRFFKLEVQVMVTGTNRHPDKGIKAYYQYLEHLRSQMPPLTGVDAFAKGYEDYLQCPLQPLSDNLESQTYEIFEKDPVKYTQYQKAVYTALLDRVPAEEKDTTVSVVMVLGAGRGPLVSASLRAAEQAQRKIKVYAVEKNPNAVVTLQALQDEMWADHVTVVFQDMREWEAPEKADIIVSELLGSFGDNELSPECLDGAQKFLKDNAISIPCNYTSYLSPVMSHKLYNEVRLCKERDKPQDAHFETPYVVRLHNVNVLADAVPVFTFCHPRKDMKDNKRYKSIEFDISESAVLHGFAGYFDTVLYADIKLSTEPSTYSDGMFSWFPIFFPIKEPIDVHKDCKLQVHFWRNVTTRNVWYEWCVTNPVITPIHNINGRSYTIGM; encoded by the exons ATTTGACTTTATAGCAGTACCAATTGTTCACCAGCGTTTTAAACGAGAGTTTCTGGAAGGGAAACCAAAAGACAGACCAGGAGCGTTCACACGGTCAGACCTGTTGTTGTCAAGCCAAG ATTGGAGCTCAGTAATAGTTGGAAAGATCTCGCCATGGCTTCAGCCAGACTCGCATGATGAAACAATCCGCAAGAACTCGGAACAAGCATTAAAGCAAGAGCTTACGTATGCCGCTCATCTGACAATGCCAGCAGTTCTTATTACTCTCACCAGTTTCAACTGTACCAACCTTGGACGGTGTTTATACAGTCATTTGCTTGGACACAATAACCATCAG ATATGGATACGTGTACCTATGATAGCTCCAGCAACAACTCGTCAAGACATCATTGAGAATGAAGCGCCACCTAGCCACGACTTTGACAAACCATCCCCTATGTACGATACATGGAGCTGGTGGAACCGACTTAGACGTGTCTGTAACCACCATAAACGCATAGCAGTAG CTCTTGAAGTGTCTGTTGATCTGCCTCCGTCATCCGTTCTGGAACGATGGTACGGAGAACCAATCAAATGTGCAATTCTCTCCACTAATATATTTCTGACAAACAAGAAGGGCTACCCAGTCTTATCTAAAGCACACCAAAATGTTGTGCTAAG GTTCTTTAAGTTGGAAGTGCAGGTGATGGTGACTGGAACCAATCGACATCCAGACAAAGGGATCAAAGCTTACTACCAATATCTTGAACACCTGCGTTCCCAGATGCCTCCACTCACAGGTGTTGATGCATTTGCTAAGGGTTATGAAGACTACTTGCAATGCCCTCTACAG cCTTTATCAGATAACCTTGAATCACAAACGTATGAGATATTTGAGAAAGACCCAGTGAAGTATACACAGTATCAAAAGGCTGTATACACAGCTCTTTTAGATCGAGTACCGGCTGAAGAAAAAGACACCACTGTATC ggTTGTGATGGTGCTAGGAGCAGGAAGAGGCCCTCTAGTGTCGGCTTCACTGAGAGCTGCTGAGCAAGCTCAACGCAAAATCAAAGTATATGCTGTTGAGAAAAATCCAAATGCTGTTGTTAC ATTGCAGGCGCTTCAGGATGAAATGTGGGCAGATCATGTGACCGTGGTGTTCCAGGACATGAGAGAGTGGGAGGCACCAGAGAAGGCAGATATCATAGTTAGTGAATTGCTAGGATCATTTGGTGACAATGAATTATCACCAGAATGCCTAGATGGAGCACAGAAATTCCTTAAAG ATAATGCAATTAGTATTCCCTGTAACTACACGTCATATCTCAGTCCAGTTATGTCACACAAACTGTACAATGAGGTGCGACTCTGCAAGGAACGTGATAAACCGCAAGAT GCTCATTTTGAGACACCGTATGTGGTACGGCTACACAATGTGAATGTGCTTGCTGACGCTGTTCCAGTGTTCACCTTTTGTCATCCACGAAAGGATATGAAGGATAATAAACGATATAAGAGTATAGAATTTGATATAAGTGAAAGTGCTGTGTTGCACGGATTTGCTGGTTATTTTGACACAGTGTTGTATGCAGATATTAAACTTA GTACCGAACCATCAACCTACTCAGATGGAATGTTTAGCTGGTTTCCAATATTCTTTCCAATTAAG GAACCAATAGATGTACACAAGGATTGTAAGTTACAAGTTCACTTCTGGCGTAACGTCACGACTCGTAATGTTTGGTACGAGTGGTGCGTCACGAACCCAGTCATTACGCCAATTCACAATATCAATGGTCGTTCTTATACCATAGGAATGTGA
- the LOC140057403 gene encoding synaptic vesicle membrane protein VAT-1 homolog-like gives MASEESPSTVDIPAENGNNNEKVEVEQATEAEDVNEIRAVFLTAFGGLQRMKVQKISEPTPLEGEVVVRVKACGLSFVDLMLRQGALENPPKTPLVMGFECAGVVEATGTGATKFQHGDRVIVFKRYGTWAEIVTAAERFCFRMPASMSFEEAASLPMSYLTAYMMLFDIASIKSGKSVLVHSAGGGVGTAVSQLCKTVENVQLYGTASAHKHDGLQGQFTHLVDRNTHDYHHEIKSLSPDGIDVVLDCLCGDDTNKGYTLLAPMGKYVLYGSSNIVTGETRSFLSYAKSWWQVDKINPIKLYEENKSIAGFNLLNLVFEQGRHDLLSHVMAELIQMYNQNKIKPIIDSTWAFEEITDAMQRMHDHKNIGKIILNPNQERRRQSCHNDIRRDSYSQSSDISPPTSSEK, from the exons ATGGCATCTGAGGAAAGTCCAAGTACAGTTGATATTCCCGCCgaaaatggaaataataatgaaaaagttGAAGTTGAGCAGGCAACTGAAGCAGAGGATGTTAACGAAATACGGGCGGTGTTTTTGACGGCTTTTGGGGGTCTTCAACGGATGAAAGTTCAGAAAATTTCTGAGCCAACTCCATTAGAAGGAGAGGTGGTCGTACGTGTAAAAGCATG CGGCCTAAGCTTTGTTGATTTGATGCTACGTCAAGGAGCCCTTGAGAATCCTCCAAAAACTCCTTTAGTGATGGGCTTTGAGTGTGCTGGTGTAGTGGAGGCAACTGGTACAGGTGCAACCAAGTTCCAG cACGGTGATAGAGTGATTGTCTTTAAACGTTATGGAACATGGGCAGAGATCGTAACAGCAGCTGAACGCTTCTGCTTTCGTATGCCCGCCAGCATGAGTTTTGAAGAGGCAGCATCACTACCAATGAGCTACTTGACTGCCTACATGATGCTATTTGATATTGCGTCCATCAAAAGTGGAAAATCTGTCTTAGTTCATTCTGCTGGTGGAGGTGTT GGTACAGCTGTATCGCAGCTCTGCAAGACAGTTGAAAATGTACAACTATATGGCACAGCCTCAGCACATAAACATGACGGACTGCAAGGACAATTTACTCATTTAGTAGACCGTAACACTCATGACTACCATCATGAAATTAAAAG CCTATCTCCAGATGGGATTGATGTTGTACTAGATTGCCTATGTGGAGATGACACCAATAAAGGATACACACTTCTAGCACCTATGGGAAAATATGTATTGTATG GTTCTTCTAACATTGTAACAGGAGAAACGCGGAGTTTTCTGAGTTATGCAAAATCA TGGTGGCAAGTTGATAAAATCAACCCAATTAAACTCTACGAGGAGAATAAGTCCATCGCTGGTTTCAATCTACTCAACCTCGTTTTCGAACAAGGCAGACACGACTTATTGAGTCACGTGATGGCTGAGTTGATTCAAATGTAtaaccaaaataaaatcaaacctATTATCGATTCCACTTGGGCATTTGAAGAG ATTACTGACGCAATGCAGCGAATGCATGATCATAAGAACATTGGCAAAATTATATTAAACCCAAACCAAGAACGACGACGACAGTCGTGTCAT aaTGATATTCGTCGAGATAGTTACTCCCAGAGCAGTGACATTTCCCCACCAACAAGTtcagaaaagtaa
- the LOC140057402 gene encoding protein O-linked-mannose beta-1,4-N-acetylglucosaminyltransferase 2-like: MNHYELLMTLGIIALAYLTYINKNLNNKIKENCSFRPLSINNYSGFIQVEASLLDSGTSAWCRGESNVDKTCKFHYLCYNSLKDDFIFFHGTTSMASGLPQDRFSPALADLSSVPNHNTQYFNFVDLPLDAMESFDQIFLLRGNSFIFNRFNPANLMHVFHDDLLPLFHTLSENNYGDINSSDSRLLFFDGHAKLDHFHLYKLFSSQIPLLKSDLNKSGNSLVCFERAYIGLSNTTTWYQYGFQEPQGSVRNSEITARTILLFTDYLKAKLGIEKKEQSQSRLNGILIGRRTNRLILNEEHLVMALARDLHISVQLLHLEDTSIKEVIQRISSTDVLIGVHGSALILSMFLKKGALLVEIFPFAVNPKHYTPYKTLVSIPGLNVKYLAWRNMERENTVFHKSALAEFGGIDHLSAEDQNRILESSEVPLHLCCNDPEWLFRIYQDTVVDIQSFISAVRKSISEDLAEERDTPQMYPAKVNKVVCRKLMTVDVVKLEVNWQQPWNVKYLMSVIKEDIKYEVWIQQAFVDNTRAWILNTTGYTFEGEFLADSTYFVWVRCIINNRIGPFSDVTIC, translated from the coding sequence ATGAACCATTACGAATTATTGATGACTCTTGGTATCATCGCTTTGGCATACTTAACCTATATCAACAAGAActtaaacaacaaaattaagGAAAATTGCTCGTTTCGACCTTTGAGCATCAATAACTATTCTGGCTTCATTCAAGTTGAGGCAAGCCTATTGGACAGTGGCACCTCAGCTTGGTGCCGTGGTGAGAGCAATGTAGATAAAACTTGCAAGTTTCATTATCTTTGTTATAATTCTTTGAAGgatgattttattttctttcatgGGACAACAAGCATGGCATCAGGACTACCACAAGATCGGTTCAGTCCAGCATTGGCTGACCTATCTTCTGTACCAAACCATAACACTCAGTATTTCAACTTTGTAGATTTACCATTAGATGCAATGGAGAGCTTTGATCAAATATTTCTTCTACGTGgaaatagttttattttcaaCCGTTTTAATCCGGCAAACTTGATGCATGTTTTTCATGATGATCTTTTGCCATTGTTCCACACTTTATCAGAAAACAATTACGGTGACATCAACTCATCTGATAGTCGTCTTCTTTTCTTTGATGGACATGCTAAACTTGATCATTTCCATCTATACAAACTCTTTTCATCGCAGATACCTTTATTGAAATCTGATCTAAACAAGTCTGGTAATTCTCTTGTTTGTTTTGAAAGGGCATATATTGGATTATCTAATACAACAACTTGGTACCAATATGGATTCCAGGAACCACAAGGTTCTGTAAGAAATTCTGAAATCACTGCAAGAACTATTCTACTTTTCACAGACTATCTAAAAGCTAAATTGGGTATTGAGAAGAAGGAGCAATCACAAAGTAGATTAAATGGAATATTGATTGGGCGTAGAACCAATCGGTTGATATTGAATGAAGAACACTTAGTAATGGCACTAGCTAGAGATCTTCACATTAGTGTCCAATTGTTACACCTTGAAGATACGAGTATAAAAGAGGTAATTCAGAGGATATCATCTACAGATGTACTGATTGGAGTTCATGGATCTGCCTTGATTCTGTCCATGTTTCTTAAGAAAGGAGCTCTGTTAGTAGAAATATTTCCATTTGCTGTGAATCCTAAACACtacacaccatacaaaacactGGTTTCCATCCCAGGATTAAATGTCAAATATCTTGCATGGCGCAATATGGAAAGAGAAAACACAGTCTTTCATAAGAGTGCTCTAGCTGAATTTGGAGGCATTGATCATTTATCGGCTGAAGACCAAAATAGGATATTAGAGAGTTCAGAGGTGCCTTTACACCTTTGTTGTAACGATCCAGAATGGCTGTTCAGAATCTACCAAGACACAGTTGTAGATATTCAGTCTTTCATTAGTGCAGTAAGAAAATCTATTTCTGAAGATCTTGCTGAAGAGAGGGACACACCACAAATGTATCCTGCTAAAGTCAACAAAGTAGTTTGTAGAAAATTGATGACTGTTGACGTTGTAAAGCTGGAAGTGAATTGGCAACAACCTTGGAATGTTAAATATTTGATGTCGGTAATAAAGGAAGATATTAAATATGAAGTCTGGATTCAACAGGCATTTGTTGACAACACAAGAGCATGGATTTTAAACACAACAGGGTACACATTTGAAGGAGAGTTTCTAGCTGATTCCACATATTTTGTGTGGGTCCGTTGTATAATAAATAACCGAATTGGTCCATTTTCTGATGTTACAATATGTTGA